The Ipomoea triloba cultivar NCNSP0323 chromosome 13, ASM357664v1 genomic interval TATTATAGCATTGAAATGTAAGTCAATCAAAACAACATGAACACCAAACCATAGAAAAAATCACTAATGAAGTATAGACTGACATTATCCCTGAAATTCTACCACTTTCTAAATAACATGGCACATTACAtgactttcttcttcttttttaaactttttttttttttcctacgtGTTTGGCAAACTTGCTATTTTAACAAGTTTGCCAAACACTAATGGCAGCCTTTGTACTATTTCGGCAGCTTTTGCTGCCTTTGGCAGCAAAAGCTgccataaattttttttttactttttgatttcttttttattattttattgttatatatgtaatataaaatgaaagtggGTCTCATTTTAGAAAGTGAGATAAATTTGCAGGGATGTAGAATAAATAGCAgagaatttgtaaatttgatgatgtgaaagTGAGACCCATTTTAGAAATTGATAGAAACTTGCTGGGTTAAAGTTAGCCTAATAAGTAAGGCGAGTGTATATACAGTAGGAGGCAATTCAGTAAGGATTGGGTCATAGACATACCGTAGACGTAATCGTACTGAATTCACAGATATCGACCTTTAGCGATAGAAAAATGACTACGGACATTGGAGAAAATTAGGATCTGGAAATGGGGTTGTCTGACAACTGGAAATGGGGAAAGGTTGTCCACAGATTAGGAGCTTCTAGATCTTcaacctttatatatatatatatatattttaattatttttaatattattattattttgaggatcattattattagataatgtaaatatgtaataataatactgaCTCAGTggttcaataggttgagaaagtagttatgaacagatactgtactagagttagtaatattcaaaaaaaaatgtaataataataataataataataatctaaatccatttaattatttcactcttattttacatatttttatagtaCAAGAAAATTATAATGATAGGTCATAAAATACTTactttttttaagtattttgtttatatgctttgttataatttttttgggcgaatatatatatcatagtatatacattatttgtactAATTATTGTACCTGCAGGGACAAAAGTCTTAATACCAAGATTGGCATTGATGCCTTCAGATCCAAGACttacttttaaatttcaaaggaaacaatttccggTCATGTTGTCATACGCAATGACAATCAACAAGAGTCAATGACAGACATTATCACATGTTGGATTGTTGCTTAAAAAACCGGTTTTCAACCATGGGCAGTTATATGTTGCAGTTTCTCGGGTTAGTAATCCAGACGGTCTGAAAGTTGTAATTAATGATGATCGTAGAGGGGTTCTTAACACTACTCAaaatgttgtttacaaagaaatttttaataatttataattttattcatattcAATGTAGTCAAATTTTCTTAATTCAATTCATACTTTCTCacaattcaattatttaataaaaacaaaaaataataatcgtgcatcgcacggatGCAAATActagtttaatataataaatgctACATAAAAGGAACCTAACTCCACAAAACACATAATAATACTCCCTACAATGGGAGGAAAgagataaatattttcaaacagGATGAGGGGCCCGGGGGgcagaaaaaatatattttactgAGTGTAATACTAACAAAATTCTGGAGGGGGGGGCACGGCCCCTGTAGCTATAATGTACCTCCGCCCTGcaatgtattgtggaccatggtccacaagtATAATTTGCGTTTGGAGTCGTGATAAGGAAAATATAACATTGTACTCCGTCTGAAgcaaatagagagagagagagaaatggctTGTGTTCCTCTAACTTCTCTGATGAATACAATCCAGTTTGAGTTCTTACAACCCAGACCACCCGTGATTCTTGATGAAGATACAGCACATATGGTTACTTCTCTCTACCACAatctttgtttcttgcttgccTTTCTCGAGGAATTAGTGAAGAAAGCAGGGATAGATGAAGCTGCAATCAAAGATTTGGAAGCCAAAATCAGAGACTTGGCCTTTTTAGCAGAAGATGAAATTGAATCAAATCTGGCAAACATATATATGGAGGCGGCAGATAAAGAGATGACACTCTTTCAGAACTTACAACAAGTAGGTGAAGATGCAGAGATGATGCTCTTTCAGAACCTACGACAAGTATCTGAAAAAACTCAAAACTTCATCCAAAATTTGCCAAAGGTATCACGACAGTCTTTGCTTATTACTGTATTAGCATCCAATATTTCATAATTTACAACTCTTCCTCTACAGGTACATACCCTTCCGTTAGATATTGTTGGTTCAGACCACAAGAGCGGATCTTCACAGCGGTTCTCAAAGATTGAGGACAGAATGGTTGGGCGTACAAGTGAATTGCATACAATAATGGATCAGCTCATTGGTCACCCATGGAAAGTCATTTCGATTCTTGGGGTGGGCGGGATAGGTAAAACTACTTTAGCCAAAAGAGTTTACGAAGATCCATTAGTGATATCCCACTTTCACCTTAGTGCATGGACTACTGTCTCTCAAGAAGTTAACTTGAGACAAATTCTCTGCAACCTTCTTTGGTCCATTGAGAGAGGAATGAATACTGATGGAAGCACAGATGATCTAGCACACAAACTACGACAACGTTTGATGGGTAAGAGGTATCTGATTGTGGTGGATGACGTATGGGAAACCGGTGTTTGGGATCATCTCACCAGATGTTTTCCTAAAAGTCATGGAAGTTCAGTATTGGTTGACCTCTCGGCTAAAAGAGATTGCAGACTACTCTACATCAGGTGCCAGGAATATTCATAACTTGCATTTTCTTGATTCTAATGAAAGTTGGGATCTATTTTGCAGTCACATTTTCATGAAACACCCCTTGCACTCTAAATTGGAAGGAATATTGTTGACAAGTGTGGGGGGCTTCCCCTGACAATTGTTGTAGCTGCTGGACTTTTATCCCGACTCAGCAAAGTTGAAGAATGGGAAAATATTGAGGAAGAAATGAGCTATC includes:
- the LOC116001028 gene encoding probable disease resistance RPP8-like protein 4 isoform X5; protein product: MACVPLTSLMNTIQFEFLQPRPPVILDEDTAHMVTSLYHNLCFLLAFLEELVKKAGIDEAAIKDLEAKIRDLAFLAEDEIESNLANIYMEAADKEMTLFQNLQQVGEDAEMMLFQNLRQVSEKTQNFIQNLPKVHTLPLDIVGSDHKSGSSQRFSKIEDRMVGRTSELHTIMDQLIGHPWKVISILGVGGIGKTTLAKRVYEDPLVISHFHLSAWTTVSQEVNLRQILCNLLWSIERGMNTDGSTDDLAHKLRQRLMGKRYLIVVDDVWETGVWDHLTRCFPKSHGSSVLVDLSAKRDCRLLYIRCQEYS